One genomic region from Gemmatimonadaceae bacterium encodes:
- a CDS encoding FtsX-like permease family protein, with amino-acid sequence MASVSSPLRLVRRNPAFFALATGTLGLALALATTMFAALDAAHHPFVPYPQPERAFTIVLHGGPSSGAPPRLRAAEYDMLRSARSFSVAAVGLHQNTIADAGGNARTVYAASATPNLFGVLGVRPRLGRDFAGDPDGTESGVIVSDGIWRALLHEPRSLRDVTIALNGTMYQVIGVMPAGVRYPYDVDMWMPASMSAPGTPELPYPWLVARLRHGATLDEARGELAALARRLTASVGRSDLPYWYTTWDLRPDALQVDDHHMLAASAVIVLLIACANAGTLVSVRGIARRRELSVRAALGASRRDLVRHQLAECAAIAFGAGGVGLVGGRWGTDLVRAAMPVSITDGVFLPPHLTWQVYAFVLAATSASLVAFGLLPALRASRVDPAEPLKGDASLALVGRRGMHGLVAGEIALALVVLFAAGLMWRTADTIGRFDFGYDARGLFDLSVGLAPAALPNGTTVDDAFRTLVDRASRVAGVRAGAQLSMDEPAHDQILGEDGAEATRTLFARFYIDASPNLLRALGIAVVAGRDFQDGDAASAGVAIVDERAAAALWPNERAVGRQLALGNQGSGAPWIPVVGVARNAALFFEPDPNLEPVPIVYVVRAHGAGPYRQIVIRAGANGGPVATAVTRVVESTPGLRHFQSPTPWLDRYDRITAADRFIALVFAVYGLSALVLSTVGLYTVLAYSVGRRRHEFGVRIALGARPGDLRRMVIREAVIMGLAGIGSGALVALWASRLLDSALYGIPHLDAVSLVGAEALLLGLMLVACLAPAERAARAEPLEVLRTS; translated from the coding sequence ATGGCTTCGGTGTCGAGTCCCCTTCGGCTGGTCCGTCGGAATCCCGCGTTCTTCGCCCTCGCCACCGGCACCCTTGGGCTCGCCCTCGCATTGGCGACGACCATGTTCGCCGCGCTCGATGCGGCGCACCACCCCTTCGTGCCGTATCCGCAGCCGGAGCGCGCATTCACCATCGTACTGCACGGCGGGCCGAGTAGCGGCGCGCCGCCGCGTCTCCGTGCGGCCGAGTACGACATGCTCCGCTCGGCGCGAAGCTTCTCGGTCGCTGCGGTTGGACTGCACCAGAACACCATCGCCGACGCCGGCGGGAACGCGCGAACGGTATACGCGGCGAGCGCCACGCCTAACCTTTTCGGCGTGCTCGGGGTGAGGCCGCGGCTCGGCCGCGACTTTGCCGGCGATCCTGACGGAACCGAGTCCGGTGTGATCGTGAGCGATGGCATCTGGCGCGCTCTGCTGCACGAACCCCGCTCGCTGCGCGACGTGACGATCGCGCTCAACGGCACGATGTACCAGGTGATCGGCGTGATGCCGGCGGGCGTGCGGTATCCGTACGACGTCGACATGTGGATGCCCGCGTCGATGTCGGCTCCAGGGACGCCCGAGCTGCCGTACCCCTGGCTGGTGGCACGTCTCAGACACGGCGCGACGCTCGACGAGGCGCGAGGGGAGCTGGCTGCGTTGGCGCGCCGGCTCACCGCTTCCGTTGGGCGGAGCGACCTGCCCTACTGGTACACGACGTGGGACTTGCGCCCCGATGCGCTGCAGGTGGACGACCATCACATGCTGGCGGCGTCCGCCGTGATCGTGTTGCTCATCGCGTGCGCGAACGCGGGGACGCTCGTCTCGGTGCGGGGCATCGCGCGGCGGCGCGAGCTGTCCGTTCGGGCTGCGTTAGGCGCATCGCGACGCGACCTCGTGCGGCACCAGCTGGCCGAGTGCGCCGCGATCGCGTTCGGCGCCGGCGGCGTGGGCCTCGTGGGCGGCCGGTGGGGAACGGACCTCGTGCGCGCCGCCATGCCCGTGTCGATCACCGACGGCGTGTTCCTTCCGCCGCACCTGACGTGGCAGGTCTATGCATTCGTGTTGGCGGCCACGTCGGCCTCGCTGGTGGCGTTCGGCCTGCTGCCCGCGCTGCGCGCCTCGCGCGTCGATCCCGCCGAGCCGCTCAAAGGCGACGCGTCGCTGGCGTTGGTCGGCCGGCGCGGCATGCACGGCCTCGTGGCCGGAGAGATCGCGCTCGCGCTCGTCGTGCTCTTCGCCGCCGGCCTCATGTGGCGCACGGCGGACACGATCGGCCGCTTTGATTTCGGCTACGACGCGCGGGGGCTGTTCGACCTGTCGGTCGGCCTGGCGCCGGCGGCGCTGCCTAACGGCACGACCGTCGATGATGCGTTCCGTACGCTGGTGGACCGGGCGTCTCGCGTGGCCGGGGTGCGCGCCGGCGCGCAGCTCTCCATGGACGAGCCGGCGCACGACCAGATCCTCGGCGAGGACGGCGCCGAGGCCACACGCACCCTGTTCGCGCGATTCTACATCGACGCCAGCCCGAATCTGCTCAGAGCGTTAGGCATTGCGGTGGTCGCCGGCCGCGACTTCCAGGACGGCGACGCGGCGTCCGCAGGCGTCGCCATCGTCGACGAGCGCGCAGCCGCGGCACTGTGGCCCAACGAGCGTGCCGTGGGGCGACAGCTCGCCCTCGGCAATCAGGGTTCCGGCGCCCCCTGGATTCCCGTCGTGGGCGTTGCGCGAAACGCGGCGCTCTTCTTCGAGCCCGATCCGAACCTCGAACCCGTGCCCATCGTCTATGTCGTTCGCGCGCACGGCGCGGGCCCGTACCGGCAGATCGTCATCCGCGCTGGCGCGAACGGTGGGCCGGTCGCCACTGCCGTCACCCGCGTCGTCGAGAGCACGCCCGGGCTGCGCCACTTCCAGTCGCCCACGCCGTGGCTCGATCGGTACGATCGGATCACCGCCGCCGATCGGTTCATCGCGCTCGTCTTCGCGGTCTACGGCCTAAGCGCGCTCGTGTTGTCCACGGTCGGCCTCTACACGGTGCTGGCGTACTCGGTGGGACGCCGGAGGCACGAGTTCGGCGTGCGCATTGCGTTAGGCGCGCGCCCCGGCGACCTGCGCCGCATGGTGATTCGGGAAGCGGTGATCATGGGGCTGGCCGGGATCGGCTCGGGCGCGCTCGTGGCGCTCTGGGCCAGCCGGCTGCTCGACAGCGCGCTTTACGGGATCCCGCACTTGGATGCGGTGTCCCTGGTCGGTGCCGAGGCGCTGCTGTTGGGGCTGATGCTGGTGGCGTGTCTTGCACCGGCGGAGCGGGCCGCGCGCGCGGAGCCGCTCGAGGTCCTCCGCACGTCGTGA
- a CDS encoding ABC transporter permease, whose product MSDPQQTPAPEARRASTWRRYLRFWGPHAASDVDDELRFHLEMRERDYLVRGLSPIDAHTAALRRLGNLDSARTACIGIITRRERRMARAEMLDVLRQDAKFALRTLGRHKAWTAVAVFTLALGIGANTAMFSVVEGVLWHSLRYPNADRLVFVVRMPKQDLGNDRVFVSPSTSVARAWRESARSFLDIRAYSTRDVLLRARNATVAESSQAGTEAGATLVHAGIIMSDFLQFAGGRPLVGRGFTATEAHEHAHVAMISEAMWRGRFAGSRRVVGRSIAIDDSLYTVIGVMPESVRLPRTFGAPDGTDVWLPRDLSDDSTFSPTVVGRLRRGVTLKAAATQLDSIAARAERASETAPGGRAARAPKAAPLQYSTQLLRPEQLVTIHDSLMLLTGAVSLVLLIACVNVAHLLLARAATRDREMAVRAALGASRRRLLRQLVTESLVLAGAGCAAGIGVAWLALDALTALRPASMVALADVRLDATAFMIAVAISVATGIVFGVVGVLHGGRYSAHDALKGGARSVSQTAGQRRTRSALVVSEMALSATLVVGAALLVRSLVNLQSTDPGFRPDGLYSVSIPMVQTTQDAMERRTRVLEDLEQRVRLMPGVQDAVIADAAPPNQSFYEGALQFEGHAPPPPGSTSFFSYNGTEPNYFRLMGLRIVKGTTFTDTSKAAGQVVVNEAMARKGWPGQSAIGRRLRIVNDDGSGNWRTVVGVVANARLAGMTSDPTEPMVFVASSEHFNPTLLVRTTGLTQPIIALRRAAAEGNRGMAQPDVRSVSDAMSASLAEPRFTMLLLAMFSVLALVLAAVGLYGVMAYSVEQRTREIGIRMALGASRQEVARTVLRHGVSLALVGGAIGLLGAFWATRLLTRMLYGVAHTDAVSFGAGAVVLLGTAVLACLVPARRAVSIDPAIAMRTE is encoded by the coding sequence GTGTCGGATCCGCAGCAAACCCCCGCGCCCGAGGCCCGCCGGGCATCCACCTGGCGGCGCTACCTCCGTTTCTGGGGGCCCCACGCCGCGTCCGACGTGGACGACGAGCTCCGATTCCATCTCGAGATGCGCGAGCGCGACTACCTCGTGCGCGGCTTGTCGCCCATCGACGCGCACACCGCTGCGCTGCGCCGCCTCGGTAACCTGGACTCGGCGCGCACCGCCTGCATCGGCATCATCACCCGGAGAGAGCGACGTATGGCACGAGCGGAAATGCTGGACGTGCTGCGGCAGGATGCGAAGTTCGCGCTGCGCACGCTCGGCCGCCACAAGGCGTGGACGGCCGTTGCGGTGTTCACCTTGGCGTTAGGCATAGGCGCCAACACGGCGATGTTCAGCGTCGTCGAAGGGGTGCTCTGGCACTCGCTCCGCTATCCGAACGCCGACCGCCTGGTCTTCGTGGTGCGGATGCCGAAGCAGGACCTGGGCAACGACCGGGTCTTCGTGAGTCCCTCGACGAGCGTCGCGCGCGCGTGGCGCGAGAGCGCACGATCGTTCCTCGACATCAGGGCGTACTCCACGCGAGACGTGCTGCTCCGCGCTCGGAATGCGACGGTTGCCGAGTCGAGCCAGGCGGGCACCGAGGCCGGTGCGACGCTCGTGCACGCCGGGATCATCATGTCGGATTTCTTGCAGTTTGCCGGCGGCCGTCCGCTGGTAGGCCGCGGCTTCACCGCGACTGAAGCCCACGAGCACGCCCACGTGGCGATGATCAGCGAGGCCATGTGGCGCGGGCGATTTGCCGGCTCGCGCCGCGTCGTCGGCCGCTCGATCGCCATCGATGATTCGCTCTACACCGTGATCGGCGTCATGCCGGAGAGCGTTAGGCTTCCGCGCACCTTCGGCGCACCGGACGGCACGGACGTATGGCTGCCGCGCGACCTGTCGGACGACAGCACCTTCTCGCCGACGGTGGTCGGGCGGCTGCGGCGCGGCGTCACGCTCAAGGCCGCTGCGACGCAGCTCGACTCGATCGCGGCACGCGCCGAGCGCGCTTCGGAGACGGCACCGGGGGGACGCGCGGCCCGCGCGCCGAAGGCGGCGCCGCTCCAGTACAGCACGCAATTGCTGCGCCCGGAGCAGCTCGTCACGATCCACGATTCGCTGATGCTGCTCACGGGTGCCGTGTCGCTGGTGTTATTGATCGCATGCGTGAACGTGGCGCACCTGCTGTTGGCGCGGGCCGCCACCCGCGACCGCGAGATGGCGGTGCGGGCGGCGTTAGGCGCGAGCCGCAGACGACTGCTGCGCCAGCTGGTGACGGAGAGCCTCGTGCTGGCGGGCGCCGGATGCGCGGCGGGCATCGGCGTCGCATGGCTCGCCCTCGATGCGCTCACTGCGTTGCGGCCGGCGAGCATGGTCGCGTTGGCGGACGTGCGGTTGGATGCGACCGCGTTCATGATCGCCGTCGCGATTTCCGTCGCCACCGGCATCGTGTTCGGCGTTGTCGGCGTGCTGCACGGCGGGCGGTACTCGGCGCACGACGCGCTCAAAGGTGGCGCACGTTCCGTTAGTCAAACTGCAGGCCAGCGCCGCACCCGATCGGCGCTCGTGGTGAGCGAGATGGCGCTGTCCGCCACGCTGGTGGTGGGCGCCGCGCTGCTCGTCCGCAGTCTCGTCAACCTGCAGAGCACGGACCCGGGCTTCCGCCCCGATGGACTGTACTCGGTGTCCATTCCCATGGTGCAGACGACGCAGGATGCGATGGAACGGCGCACGCGCGTGCTGGAGGATCTCGAGCAGCGCGTGCGATTGATGCCGGGCGTGCAGGATGCGGTGATCGCGGACGCGGCCCCGCCGAATCAGTCGTTCTATGAGGGCGCGCTGCAGTTCGAAGGCCACGCGCCTCCGCCGCCGGGCAGCACGTCGTTCTTCAGCTACAACGGAACGGAGCCTAACTATTTCCGTCTGATGGGACTCAGAATCGTCAAGGGCACGACCTTTACCGACACATCGAAGGCGGCAGGGCAGGTGGTTGTGAACGAGGCGATGGCTCGCAAAGGCTGGCCCGGACAGTCGGCGATTGGCCGTCGCCTGCGCATCGTGAACGACGATGGATCGGGCAATTGGCGCACGGTTGTCGGCGTCGTCGCAAATGCCCGACTGGCAGGCATGACGAGCGATCCGACCGAACCGATGGTATTCGTGGCGTCGTCGGAGCACTTCAATCCCACGCTGCTGGTGCGCACGACGGGTCTCACACAGCCGATCATCGCCCTGCGCCGGGCCGCAGCCGAGGGCAATCGTGGGATGGCGCAGCCCGATGTGCGGAGCGTGTCCGATGCCATGTCCGCATCGCTGGCTGAGCCGCGGTTCACGATGCTCTTGTTGGCGATGTTCAGCGTACTCGCGCTCGTGCTCGCGGCGGTTGGACTGTACGGCGTGATGGCCTACTCGGTCGAACAGCGCACGCGCGAGATCGGGATCCGGATGGCGCTTGGCGCCAGTCGCCAGGAAGTGGCGCGCACGGTGCTGCGCCACGGCGTGTCGCTGGCGCTGGTTGGCGGCGCGATCGGGCTACTCGGCGCCTTCTGGGCGACGCGTCTGCTCACCAGGATGCTGTACGGCGTTGCACACACGGACGCCGTGTCGTTCGGCGCCGGCGCAGTGGTTCTGTTAGGCACGGCCGTGCTGGCGTGTCTCGTGCCCGCGCGGCGCGCGGTGTCGATCGATCCGGCCATTGCGATGCGAACGGAATGA
- a CDS encoding PadR family transcriptional regulator, which yields MADPTTEFLKGTLDLMILKTLSWAPAHGYGIARWIERCTDDVLEVEEGSLYPALHKLEDEGLITAEWGITEHNRRAKFYRLTPAGKRRLAASHAYWSRFAGAVSKVLETAPASA from the coding sequence ATGGCAGACCCCACAACCGAATTTCTCAAGGGCACGCTCGATCTCATGATCCTCAAGACGCTCTCCTGGGCGCCGGCGCACGGCTATGGCATTGCGCGTTGGATCGAACGCTGCACCGACGACGTGCTCGAGGTGGAAGAGGGCTCGCTCTACCCCGCGCTTCACAAGCTCGAGGACGAGGGGCTGATCACGGCCGAGTGGGGCATCACGGAGCACAACCGCCGGGCGAAGTTCTATCGCTTGACGCCCGCGGGCAAGCGCCGGTTGGCCGCATCGCATGCCTATTGGTCGCGGTTCGCCGGGGCGGTGTCGAAGGTGCTCGAGACGGCGCCCGCATCCGCCTAA
- a CDS encoding energy transducer TonB has protein sequence MRLGLMESQRKRERHARGMFASVLLHAVVIGLASYATARAHVVRTTVDVVRRLPLPPPPVLPTRPRHGGGASGGGSRPGPILPPSTPIDVGPVPVPAPPAAWDSLVGAPTDWGTGHDSGAHPGQPGPDGDGVFRTVDVMAEPRSGNAAPVYPPILRDAGVEGTVSARFVVDSTGRVEPASIAFVDTASALFQQSVRRALASARFSPAKVNGRAVRVLMAQTFTFRLRP, from the coding sequence ATGCGCTTGGGGCTCATGGAGTCGCAGAGAAAGCGGGAGCGGCACGCGCGCGGCATGTTCGCGAGCGTGCTGCTCCACGCTGTGGTCATCGGGTTGGCGTCGTATGCGACGGCCAGGGCGCACGTGGTGCGCACCACAGTCGACGTCGTTCGGCGGCTGCCACTGCCACCGCCGCCGGTCCTTCCAACCCGTCCCCGCCATGGCGGTGGCGCGTCCGGTGGCGGCAGTCGGCCAGGCCCGATTCTGCCGCCCTCGACGCCGATCGACGTTGGGCCAGTGCCTGTGCCGGCACCGCCGGCAGCCTGGGACAGTCTCGTGGGCGCGCCGACGGATTGGGGTACCGGACATGATTCCGGTGCGCACCCCGGTCAGCCCGGACCGGACGGCGACGGCGTGTTCCGCACGGTGGATGTGATGGCGGAGCCGCGGTCGGGGAATGCCGCCCCGGTCTATCCTCCGATCCTGCGCGATGCCGGCGTCGAAGGGACCGTCTCGGCTCGATTCGTGGTCGATTCCACGGGCCGCGTCGAGCCGGCGAGCATTGCGTTCGTGGACACTGCGAGCGCGCTGTTCCAGCAGTCCGTTAGGCGGGCACTGGCCTCGGCGCGCTTCTCGCCGGCCAAGGTGAACGGCCGGGCCGTGCGCGTGCTCATGGCGCAGACGTTCACGTTTCGCCTGCGCCCCTGA
- the aceA gene encoding isocitrate lyase, with amino-acid sequence MSTIDAVSQAAELDRQWNTAPRWRDVARTYTAADVVRLRGSVRIEYSLARLGAQRLWSLLRERDYVHTFGALTGAQAVQMVKAGLEAIYLSGWQVAADANLAGQTYPDQSIYPANSVPALVRRLNNALLRADQVEWSEGGVGRYWMAPIVADAEAGFGGPIHAFELMKAMIEAGAAGVHFEDQLAAEKKCGHMGGKVLVPTAQFIRTLNAARLASDVCDVPSILVARTDSLGATLLTSDIDERDREFTTGERTPEGYFAVRSGMEPTIARALAYAPYADLLWFETAKPDLDEARAFADAIHAEHPGKMLAYNCSPSFNWQRNLDATSIATFQRELGALGYKFQFITLAGWHLINYHTFDLAQAYHDEGMPAYVRIQEQEFAREADGYTATKHQREAGTGYFDRVLLAVTGGQASTAALSGSTEEEQFTPAARAGA; translated from the coding sequence ATGAGCACGATCGATGCCGTGTCCCAGGCCGCCGAGCTGGACCGCCAGTGGAACACCGCCCCGCGCTGGCGCGACGTCGCGCGCACCTACACCGCCGCCGACGTCGTCCGCCTGCGCGGGTCGGTCAGGATCGAGTACTCGCTGGCCCGGTTAGGCGCACAGCGATTGTGGTCGCTCCTGCGCGAGCGCGACTACGTGCACACCTTCGGCGCCCTCACCGGCGCGCAGGCGGTGCAGATGGTCAAAGCCGGACTCGAGGCGATTTACCTGAGCGGCTGGCAGGTCGCCGCCGATGCGAACCTCGCCGGACAGACGTACCCCGATCAGAGCATCTACCCGGCAAACAGCGTCCCGGCGCTCGTTAGGCGGCTCAACAACGCGCTGCTGCGCGCCGACCAGGTCGAATGGAGCGAAGGCGGCGTCGGCCGCTACTGGATGGCGCCGATCGTCGCCGATGCCGAAGCCGGCTTCGGCGGCCCGATTCACGCGTTCGAGCTCATGAAAGCGATGATCGAAGCCGGTGCGGCGGGCGTCCACTTCGAGGACCAGCTCGCCGCCGAGAAAAAATGCGGGCACATGGGCGGCAAGGTGCTCGTGCCCACCGCCCAGTTCATCCGCACGCTGAACGCCGCCCGGCTCGCGTCCGACGTCTGCGACGTTCCGTCGATTCTCGTAGCGCGGACCGACTCCCTCGGCGCCACCCTGCTCACGAGCGACATCGACGAACGCGACCGCGAGTTCACGACCGGCGAACGCACGCCGGAAGGATACTTCGCGGTGCGGAGCGGCATGGAACCGACCATCGCACGCGCGCTGGCCTATGCGCCGTACGCCGACCTGCTGTGGTTCGAGACCGCCAAGCCGGATCTCGACGAGGCGCGCGCGTTCGCCGACGCCATCCACGCCGAACACCCGGGCAAGATGCTCGCCTACAACTGCTCGCCGTCCTTCAACTGGCAGCGCAACCTGGACGCGACGTCGATCGCCACCTTCCAGCGCGAGCTCGGTGCGTTAGGCTACAAGTTCCAATTCATCACGTTGGCCGGCTGGCATCTCATCAATTACCATACGTTCGATCTGGCGCAGGCGTATCACGACGAAGGAATGCCCGCGTACGTGCGCATCCAGGAGCAGGAATTCGCCCGCGAGGCCGACGGCTACACGGCCACGAAGCATCAGCGCGAGGCGGGCACCGGCTACTTCGATCGCGTGCTGCTCGCGGTGACGGGCGGACAGGCCTCCACGGCGGCGCTCTCGGGTTCTACCGAAGAAGAGCAGTTCACGCCGGCCGCGCGGGCCGGCGCCTGA
- the aceB gene encoding malate synthase A, whose translation MALSTFEGIELTEEVPPEAASALTADALQFVARLHRRFNPVRETLLARRAERQAALDKGEQPGFLAETAEVRSGSWRVADAPAPLLDRRVEITGPVERKMMINALNSGAKVFMADFEDSLSPTWPNVAVGQANLMEAVRGTLTFDSPDGRRYRLNDTVATLLVRPRGWHLVEPRMLVDGGPVSASLFDFGIYFFQNVHELMRRGDGWAPYFYLPKMESHREARLWNDVFIAAQEMVGVPRGTIRATVLIETILAAFEMDEILYELREHASGLNAGRWDYIFSMIKKFRNRANMVLPDRGQVTMTVPFMRAYSQLLVKTCHKRGAHAIGGMSAFIPSRRDEAVNARALAQVRDDKQREAGDGFDGSWVAHPDLVPVVRDVFDGVLGERPNQRERMRADVPEDAAALLDVRVPGGSVTVSGVRLNVSVALQYLESWLRGSGAVGINNLMEDTATAEISRAQLWQWLRHQVALEDGAPMSADRYRSTRDAEAAALTRDRPDMIRLGDAAQLLDDLVLGNDFAEFLTVPGARLLDGDGVDHGATR comes from the coding sequence ATGGCACTGAGCACATTCGAAGGGATCGAGCTGACGGAAGAGGTACCGCCCGAGGCGGCGAGCGCTCTCACGGCGGACGCGCTGCAGTTCGTGGCGCGGCTGCATCGGCGGTTCAATCCAGTTCGGGAGACGCTGCTTGCGCGGCGCGCCGAGCGTCAGGCGGCGCTGGACAAGGGTGAGCAGCCGGGTTTCCTGGCCGAGACCGCGGAGGTGCGCTCCGGGAGCTGGCGGGTCGCGGACGCGCCGGCGCCGTTGCTCGACCGGCGCGTCGAGATTACGGGACCGGTCGAACGAAAGATGATGATCAACGCGCTCAACTCGGGCGCCAAGGTGTTCATGGCGGACTTCGAGGATTCGCTGTCGCCCACTTGGCCTAACGTTGCCGTTGGGCAGGCGAACCTGATGGAAGCCGTGCGCGGGACGTTGACCTTCGACAGTCCGGACGGCCGCCGGTACCGGCTCAACGACACGGTCGCGACGCTGCTCGTGCGGCCGCGCGGGTGGCATCTCGTGGAGCCGCGGATGCTCGTGGATGGCGGACCGGTGTCGGCGAGCCTGTTCGACTTCGGCATTTATTTCTTCCAGAACGTGCACGAGCTGATGCGGCGCGGCGACGGCTGGGCGCCCTATTTCTACCTGCCCAAGATGGAGAGCCACCGCGAGGCGCGGCTGTGGAACGACGTGTTTATCGCGGCGCAGGAGATGGTCGGCGTACCGCGCGGGACGATCCGCGCGACCGTGCTGATCGAGACGATTCTCGCCGCGTTCGAGATGGACGAGATTCTGTACGAGCTGCGCGAGCACGCATCGGGGCTCAATGCCGGACGCTGGGATTACATCTTCAGCATGATCAAGAAATTCCGGAACCGCGCCAACATGGTGCTGCCGGACCGCGGTCAGGTGACGATGACGGTGCCGTTCATGCGCGCGTACTCGCAGCTGCTGGTGAAGACGTGCCACAAGCGGGGGGCGCACGCCATCGGCGGGATGTCGGCCTTCATTCCGAGCCGGCGCGACGAAGCCGTGAACGCTCGCGCGCTGGCTCAGGTGCGTGACGACAAGCAGCGCGAGGCGGGCGACGGCTTCGACGGCTCGTGGGTGGCGCACCCGGACCTCGTGCCGGTGGTGCGCGACGTGTTCGATGGTGTGTTAGGCGAGCGGCCCAATCAGCGCGAACGGATGCGGGCGGATGTGCCGGAGGATGCCGCCGCCCTGTTGGATGTGCGCGTGCCGGGCGGCAGCGTCACCGTGAGCGGCGTCCGGCTCAACGTGAGCGTGGCCCTGCAGTACCTCGAGTCGTGGCTGCGCGGCTCGGGCGCCGTAGGCATCAACAACCTGATGGAAGACACCGCCACCGCGGAAATTTCCCGCGCGCAGCTCTGGCAGTGGCTCCGCCACCAGGTGGCGCTCGAAGATGGTGCGCCGATGTCGGCCGACCGGTACCGCAGCACGCGCGACGCCGAAGCGGCCGCGCTGACGCGCGACCGCCCCGACATGATTCGGTTAGGCGACGCCGCGCAGTTGCTGGATGATCTCGTCCTCGGCAACGACTTCGCCGAGTTTCTCACCGTGCCGGGCGCCCGTCTGCTCGACGGCGACGGCGTAGACCACGGAGCGACCCGATGA
- a CDS encoding response regulator transcription factor: protein MRDDTVLVIDDEPQIRRVVSNALQSEVTRVLEAATGSQGIDLANAERPSLIVLDLGLPDRAGVDVCKELRKWSTAPIVVLSARHSDQEKALLLDTGADDYITKPFSTIEFTARIRANLRRAQAAQLAAQVQPMSIGDLLVDLNARTLRRGETSIHLTPIEWELLRTFVTQAGRTLTHQQLFNAVWGRAFGDPQQYLRVHVANLRRKIEQDAVRPQLIVTEPGVGYRFEMPR, encoded by the coding sequence ATGCGCGACGACACAGTTCTGGTGATTGACGACGAGCCGCAAATTCGCCGCGTCGTGAGCAACGCGCTGCAATCGGAGGTCACCCGTGTGCTCGAGGCGGCAACCGGGAGCCAGGGCATCGATCTGGCCAACGCCGAGCGCCCGTCGCTCATCGTGCTCGATCTCGGACTGCCCGATCGCGCGGGAGTCGACGTGTGCAAGGAGCTGCGCAAGTGGTCCACCGCGCCCATCGTCGTGCTCTCGGCGCGCCATTCGGACCAGGAGAAGGCGCTTCTGTTAGACACCGGCGCCGACGACTACATCACGAAACCGTTCAGCACGATCGAGTTCACGGCGCGCATTCGCGCGAATCTGCGACGCGCGCAGGCGGCGCAGCTCGCGGCGCAAGTGCAGCCGATGTCGATCGGCGATCTCCTGGTCGACCTCAACGCGCGCACGCTTCGCCGCGGCGAGACGTCGATCCACCTCACGCCGATCGAGTGGGAGCTGTTGCGCACGTTCGTGACGCAGGCCGGCCGCACGCTGACGCACCAGCAGCTCTTCAACGCCGTCTGGGGGCGGGCCTTCGGCGACCCGCAGCAGTACCTGCGCGTGCATGTGGCGAATCTCCGCCGCAAGATCGAACAGGATGCCGTGCGTCCGCAGTTGATCGTGACCGAGCCGGGCGTCGGCTACCGATTCGAGATGCCCCGCTGA